In Candidatus Krumholzibacteriia bacterium, one genomic interval encodes:
- a CDS encoding VanZ family protein — protein MPTFLRSRWFHLALWLGVVFGLSSIPDLKPPGAGIAGIDKLFHAGEYAVLGALWGRARRGGRWPALQGALVGLVVGSLDELSQGRVPGREKDVLDAVADLLGATCGCLAWSLWTRRRRDPILS, from the coding sequence ATGCCGACTTTCCTGCGCTCGCGCTGGTTCCACCTCGCTCTCTGGCTCGGGGTGGTGTTTGGCCTTTCCTCCATCCCGGACCTGAAGCCCCCGGGTGCCGGCATCGCCGGAATCGACAAGCTCTTCCATGCCGGTGAGTACGCCGTTCTCGGGGCGCTCTGGGGCCGGGCCCGGCGCGGCGGGCGCTGGCCAGCGTTGCAGGGAGCTCTGGTCGGCCTCGTCGTGGGCAGCCTGGACGAACTCTCGCAGGGCCGCGTCCCGGGGCGAGAGAAGGATGTGCTCGATGCGGTTGCCGACCTTTTGGGGGCCACCTGCGGCTGTCTCGCCTGGTCGCTGTGGACGCGGCGGCGCCGAGATCCCATTCTCTCCTGA